From Punica granatum isolate Tunisia-2019 chromosome 1, ASM765513v2, whole genome shotgun sequence:
GTCATCATCAACCTACATGTGTTTCATGATAAGATCCATAGCTTACAATTGGATTTAGAGCTAGACTAGCTCGTGAAATACTCGTCATATATAGATACACAGGTTAATACGTTGCGACGCATTCCTTCTGTGCATTGTTTTCGTTAACTTAGTTTCCTCATTTGTGCATGGGACAACTCGTGATTCCTCCATTTTGCACTACTCAGCAGAGGCATGCCTCTATTAGAAACGATACTTATAGCATCGAAGATTCAAAGATAGAAAGGACagaattaattttaatgagtattattaatttattatgagAAACAGAAGATCTATGTTTGCGCGAgtgtttttatatatatatatatatatatattccttaaATTTTGGACTCCATTTGACTGGTCATTTTATAGGAGAAATGCGTgatcttaaaaaattaaataaattaaaaagaatgaTTTAAAATTAGTCTAGGTTTGTAATTATCAAAGAAAAGTGGTGGAAAAGGTCAGGAAGAACGCCAACCTGAGGTATAGGGAGGATGACGAAGAGATCAAAGAAGAACCCCTTCTTCGCCTTAAGGTATTGGAGTGCCACCGCGCGAGCGGCCATGCCTCCCCCCTTCGCCGCGTCATCCCCACCGCCAGCCTCCTTGGCCAtgaaggaggagaaggagtGGCCGCAGCGCTTGGTCATCTTGAGCTGGAGCCACATGTTCCAGACGTGGAGGGCGTCGGTCATGCACCGGAGGACTGTGACGGTGATGGCGAACCAGCCGTCGACAAAGAGGCACATGCACGTGTCGCTCACCGAGAGCGCGTAGAAAAAGAGTGGATCCACGAACAGCCCCGTCGCGCAGACCAGCAGGAACACCCTGTTCCATTCCTGGACCCACTTTGCCCTCGGGTCCAGCACCTGCCCCAACCACCACCCCCACCCCGAcgctctcctcctcctcctcccgcTCGGGAAGGAGAAGCAAGCACCGCAACCCATCATCCCCAAGCCCTCTCGCCCTTCTGCCATTTCATCACCAACGTTGTCCTGCCGTCGATCTCTCCATGATTCTTCCTCTAGCTCCTCCTCATCGTCGTCCTCATAGTCGTCGGTGTCGTCGCCGTCATCTGTGAAGTATCTCACGTGAGATGTGCGTGAGAGCTCTTGCTCGGCGCTGGCCATGATAAGCGAGTAAGAGGGAGAATGCTGatgaatattatatagatagtTACATATAcagtatatgcatatatattaattattcctTTTCTACTGAGGAGGGAATATATGTCCTCTAAGGTTTTAGGAGGTCGGAGAGAGGAAGAATCATAAATGTTGCATACATGAGAAAAGGGCAATAATTGGTGTGgcaatatcaaaatatatgcTGTATGTGGCGACAAACAAGCTTGTGAATGGACCATATTACCCCcttcgatatttatttttttcccctgtgATTAGTAAATATATCAATAGGGTCTTCACttgcagaaattaaattcTCCTTAGAGGGTTTTATATGTCCGTTGGCGTCAACTAATTgcttactttaatttttgagTTTAGAAATTCTTGTTTTAGTTCAAGTTTGAGATAAAAATTTGAGCTGAAATAAATTCAGATAGTTCAATATCTATTTCTTTTAAACAAAGTCGCGCTTTCGAGTTTTGTTAATAGAGAAAATCTACTATTATAAGAATTTTATCTCTTATTGGCCATCTTGCTCGAACCTCAATTAGTCGAAGTCTATTTAGCTTTGTATACTGGGGGTGCATACCAAAATATTTCAAGTGAATTTTGAGAGATTTGGTTCAATTTAAAGGAATTCTTTTAacttaattatgtaattaacttaatgaaacacgtaaaaaaattaagaggtGGTTCCACACAAGCTTGCCATAAATGAATCTAGTCACTTCACATGCACGTTGCCCTTGATTATTATTCGTCATTCTTGATCAAAGTTCATTCTTAATATCTATAACGTTATATTAGATTTGCATTATTGTTGTATCTAACTTATTTTAagcaaataataattgaattttcgctatttctaatttaaatttaaatttattcgTCTTCTATCaccgaaatttttttaaatatcaccgaaaaaaaaaaattattcgtCTTCAGAATTTTGTAGTACTTGTGCAGCGTAGTTATTTTGCAATTTAAGAAAAGGAGTTGGAgttatcaaataaaaaaaaaagagggcaCTGGAAGTAAGAAATAATTTGCTGAGCTTGCAATTACTATTTTCCCCTTTCCAATTCTCCATTGACTCTTTCCTTGAATTTACTTCCATTTATTGGaattatttgtaatatttaGTTTCACTTAATATTCTGAGCTTGCCATTCACGTTTTCTAGTTAGGAATAATTTGATTAGCTATATTAGCCGACAAAAAAGCTAAATCCTCCTAAAAGACATGCCTTAGAATCCATAGTCTAtagtttttttaatgaaaagcTGATATTTAATGTCTAAGCAAATTGACATATTCTAGTGAATGTTTcgattattttatattttcttatatattttatatcagataataattcaaaattaatttgtacatgaattaaattaatattatggtTTAATTAacatttgattatttatttggattttttaTGAGTTAATTAGTGTTGTTGGTTAATTAATGTTAACAATGAACTAAATGAAGTTGCTTAATTAAGGTCAAGGGATACATGAAGAGCTGAGCAAtgagtagtttttttttttttcggtgatagTGGAGGGCGAAAGCCCTTACAAAAAGAAACTACGCTACACAATAACGGGGTAAGGAAGCCCCTGCAAGATCGCCCTCAAGGAGAGCGTGAAGACCAATTGGGGGAGCAACTAAGAAATGTGAACCCAATGAGAAGGAAACCGCCCATCGAGCCATCCAATCAGCGCATGCGTTGCCCTCGCGGTACGTATGACTAACTTCTAGATGCCAGTCACGGTGGAGAATATCGCTAATGCTGCTCACTAGCGGTTCGAGACATTGATTATGGGTAGAACCATCTGATAGCAGTCGCTGAACCACTTGGGAGTCGAGTTCCAAGACTACGTGCCGGTAGCCACGGTCCCAAGCCAACTGTAGTCCCACCAGAGCACCCCAGAGTTCAGCTATCGTCGAGGTTGCAAAGCCGACATTGTGCAAAAATCCACAAATCCAGTGCCCGTCATCATTCCGTAGTAGACCTCCAGCCCCTGCAATTCCCGGATTACCTCGCGATGCACCGTCCGTATTGACCTTAACCCACCCTGGGGGAGGCCGCCTCCATTGAATCCACCTCCACTCCCTCCTCGGCTGAGAGGTGTTGGACCGCAGATCCCTTGCGTGTTCGAAGTTGTGCGCTGTTGCACGAATAGCTCGAACTTCATCCCTTGGTCGAACGAAGTCCTGTTCGAAGAGGCCTTTGTTACGCCATCCCCATAACAACCAGCATGCCACACCAAACAGAGTTGACCATTTCTCGTCACAACTCCCCAGATTCAACATCAACCAAGGCTTAAGGGGTTCTGAGAAAAACCGATCACGAATATTCCTCGGGACTAGTCTGTACCATGCTGAGCGTGTACCTGGACAATCCCTTAGCACATGTAGGATTGTTTCT
This genomic window contains:
- the LOC116192475 gene encoding uncharacterized protein LOC116192475, which encodes MVLVVINERHNLYIIYNYKIVRRINVVAPNLSCSTLLRVAAQQPPVPELGDNYISWALEPSGIFSVKTAYSLLAEPLWSMKEPIWRLVWQWRGPQRIRIFLWLVAHEKLLTNSLRVSRHLAVSGLCDFCSSTAETILHVLRDCPGTRSAWYRLVPRNIRDRFFSEPLKPWLMLNLGSCDEKWSTLFGVACWLLWGWRNKGLFEQDFVRPRDEVRAIRATAHNFEHARDLRSNTSQPRREWRWIQWRRPPPGWVKVNTDGASRGNPGIAGAGGLLRNDDGHWICGFLHNVGFATSTIAELWGALVGLQLAWDRGYRHVVLELDSQVVQRLLSDGSTHNQCLEPLVSSISDILHRDWHLEVSHTYREGNACADWMARWAVSFSLGSHFLVAPPIGLHALLEGDLAGASLPRYCVA